A window of the Candidatus Eremiobacteraceae bacterium genome harbors these coding sequences:
- a CDS encoding nitrilase-related carbon-nitrogen hydrolase: MSSKTLDIALVQFAPRKGDLKANLNALTGAFASLKRDRAGMADVVVFPETCLSGYFVEGGVRELALSADEALHHINASAAKGCGKAHHPFDVIVGFYENDGGKLYNSALYATLGTKPKLRHVHRKMFLPTYGVFDEERFVSRGSAIAAFDVPYGRVAMLICEDACHSLATTVAALHGAQIVFIPSASPGRGLEDAEPANVRMWRDIMRVTSAEHGIFTVYAGLLGFEGGKGFTGASRVVGPLGDLRAEAPFDQPAILRTKIRLEDVAVARAALPMLGDLEANLAELAAQLQPQVER, translated from the coding sequence ATGAGCTCGAAAACGCTCGACATCGCCCTCGTGCAATTCGCGCCGCGAAAGGGCGATCTCAAAGCCAACCTAAACGCCCTCACGGGGGCTTTTGCAAGTTTAAAGCGCGATCGCGCCGGTATGGCAGACGTCGTAGTCTTTCCCGAAACCTGTCTCTCCGGCTATTTTGTGGAAGGCGGGGTGCGCGAACTCGCGCTTTCCGCAGATGAGGCGCTGCATCACATCAATGCAAGCGCCGCCAAAGGCTGCGGCAAAGCGCACCACCCGTTCGACGTCATCGTCGGTTTTTACGAGAACGACGGCGGCAAGCTCTACAATAGCGCTCTGTACGCCACGCTCGGTACGAAGCCGAAACTTCGCCACGTCCACCGCAAGATGTTTCTGCCCACTTACGGCGTCTTCGACGAAGAGCGGTTCGTGTCGCGCGGGAGCGCCATCGCGGCGTTCGACGTGCCGTACGGCCGGGTCGCGATGCTCATCTGCGAGGACGCTTGCCATTCGCTTGCAACCACAGTTGCGGCGCTGCACGGCGCGCAGATAGTCTTTATCCCGAGCGCGTCGCCCGGTCGCGGGCTCGAAGACGCCGAGCCCGCAAACGTGCGCATGTGGCGCGACATCATGCGCGTGACGTCGGCCGAACATGGCATCTTCACGGTGTACGCAGGCTTACTCGGCTTTGAAGGCGGCAAGGGCTTCACCGGCGCTTCGCGCGTCGTCGGCCCTCTCGGCGACCTGCGAGCGGAAGCGCCGTTCGACCAGCCGGCCATCTTGCGCACGAAGATCCGTTTGGAAGACGTCGCCGTCGCGCGCGCCGCGCTTCCCATGCTCGGCGACCTCGAGGCCAATCTCGCCGAACTCGCCGCGCAACTGCAGCCGCAGGTGGAAAGGTGA
- a CDS encoding NAD+ synthase — translation MNAGPAFAIVRAPRATNPLAVDPALVERWLVRFLRDELVHRRGITQAVVGISGGVDSAVVALLCSRALGPKNVHGIRMPYRTSSKESLAHGALVIREAGIRDRLIDISAAVDGYLKFERGADGQRRGNVMARARMLVLFDQSAKVGGLPIGTGNKSERLFGYFTWHGDDSPPINPIGDLFKSQVWVLARHLGVPTAIIDKPATADLIRGQTDEDDLGITYARADRILNAILLGYSPADIAAQGFSHRDVALVKKRVDATHWKRHLATTAMLSATAINEFYLRPVDF, via the coding sequence GTGAACGCCGGACCGGCCTTCGCCATCGTCCGCGCGCCGCGCGCGACCAACCCGCTCGCGGTTGATCCGGCGCTAGTCGAGCGCTGGCTCGTCCGATTCCTGCGCGACGAACTCGTGCACCGGCGCGGGATCACGCAAGCCGTCGTCGGCATCTCCGGTGGCGTCGACTCCGCGGTCGTCGCGCTTCTGTGCAGCCGTGCGCTCGGCCCGAAGAACGTCCACGGAATCCGCATGCCATACCGCACATCGAGCAAAGAAAGCCTCGCGCACGGGGCGCTCGTCATCCGCGAGGCCGGCATTCGCGACCGGCTGATCGACATCTCGGCTGCCGTCGACGGCTACCTCAAATTCGAGCGCGGCGCAGACGGTCAGCGCCGCGGCAACGTCATGGCGCGCGCGCGTATGCTCGTGTTGTTCGACCAATCTGCAAAGGTCGGCGGATTGCCCATCGGCACCGGCAATAAATCCGAGCGGCTTTTCGGCTACTTCACGTGGCACGGTGACGACTCGCCGCCGATCAACCCGATCGGCGACCTGTTCAAGTCACAAGTCTGGGTGCTCGCCCGCCATCTCGGGGTGCCCACGGCCATCATCGACAAGCCGGCGACCGCCGATCTCATCCGCGGCCAAACCGACGAAGACGACCTCGGCATCACCTACGCGCGCGCCGACCGCATCCTCAACGCGATATTGCTCGGTTATTCGCCGGCCGACATCGCGGCGCAGGGGTTCTCCCATCGCGACGTCGCGCTCGTGAAGAAGCGCGTCGACGCCACGCATTGGAAGCGGCACTTGGCGACCACGGCGATGCTTTCGGCGACCGCCATCAACGAGTTCTACTTGCGTCCCGTCGATTTCTAA